A DNA window from Ralstonia solanacearum K60 contains the following coding sequences:
- a CDS encoding thioesterase II family protein yields MSGHPMLRPWITSPGPAPWHLVMCPFAGGSSIAFRDWRGVEEFGLDVSLAIYPGRDHRMREPGARDIGHLADQLADALAQAMPSRGRLILAGHSMGAQVAFETCARLEQRGTPPDALVLSGCHAPHLRGRRLLSHLDDRAFIDQLVEIGGSDAGLLSDPTLLSIFLPMLRADFRITEAYCRAPHTDPRRLDTPTLLVHGSRDIEASQAEVAAWRDWLRRADAPIAIPGDHFYVTRRPRAFLHRILRRLESTSMCL; encoded by the coding sequence ATGAGCGGCCACCCGATGCTGCGTCCGTGGATCACCTCGCCCGGGCCGGCGCCGTGGCATCTCGTGATGTGCCCGTTCGCGGGCGGCAGCAGCATCGCGTTCCGCGACTGGCGCGGCGTCGAAGAATTCGGCCTCGACGTCTCGCTCGCGATCTACCCGGGCCGGGACCACCGGATGCGCGAGCCGGGCGCGCGCGACATCGGCCACCTCGCCGATCAGCTCGCCGACGCACTCGCACAAGCGATGCCGTCGCGCGGCCGGCTGATCCTCGCCGGCCACAGCATGGGGGCGCAGGTGGCGTTCGAGACCTGCGCGCGCCTGGAGCAGCGCGGGACACCGCCGGATGCGCTTGTGCTGTCCGGCTGCCACGCGCCGCACCTGCGGGGACGCCGGCTGCTCAGCCATCTCGACGACCGTGCCTTCATCGACCAGCTCGTCGAAATCGGCGGCAGCGACGCGGGCCTGCTGTCCGACCCGACGCTGCTGTCGATCTTCCTGCCGATGCTGCGCGCCGACTTCAGGATCACCGAAGCCTACTGCCGCGCGCCGCACACCGATCCGCGCCGGCTCGACACGCCGACGCTGCTCGTCCACGGCAGCCGCGACATCGAAGCCTCGCAGGCCGAGGTGGCGGCATGGCGCGACTGGCTGCGCCGCGCAGATGCACCGATCGCGATCCCCGGCGACCACTTCTACGTGACCCGCAGGCCGCGCGCCTTCCTGCATCGGATCCTGCGCCGGCTCGAATCGACTTCAATGTGTCTCTGA